ATCTGTTTCAGTTTAGAAAGTAATTTTTCCAATCTGGCGAGCGGCAACTGGTTCGGGCCATCGCTCGGCGCCTTTGCGGGATCGTCGTGGACTTCCATAAAAACAGCATCCACACCGCAGGCAACACCTGCACGAGCAAAGTTTTCGATGTATTGCCCCTGTCCGTCCGTTGCCTTGCCAAGTCCACCGGGAAGTTGCAGCGAGTGCGTTACGTCAAAGACGACCGGCACCCCGAAAGACCGCATGATCGGAAATGAGCGAAGATCGACGACCAGATTATTGTATCCAAAACTCGCTCCACGTTCGGTCAGAAGGATCTTTTCGCATCCTGCTTCGCTCAGCTTGTCGACAATATTTTTAGCATCCCACGGAGCCAGAAACTGTCCTTTCTTAACATTCACAGCCTTGCCCGTTTTTGCGGAAGCAACTAAAAGATCAGTCTGACGGCACAAAAACGCCGGGATTTGAAGCATATCTACAAACTCCGCCGCCCTTTCCGCCTGCCAC
This sequence is a window from Acidobacteriota bacterium. Protein-coding genes within it:
- the kdsA gene encoding 3-deoxy-8-phosphooctulonate synthase; this translates as MATNGSFRVGGVAFGGGKLTFILGPCVVESSKHALFMAQEIKDICSRTGVDFVYKSSFDKANRSSIESFRGGGMEFGLEVLAQVRDEIGVPVITDVHEPWQAERAAEFVDMLQIPAFLCRQTDLLVASAKTGKAVNVKKGQFLAPWDAKNIVDKLSEAGCEKILLTERGASFGYNNLVVDLRSFPIMRSFGVPVVFDVTHSLQLPGGLGKATDGQGQYIENFARAGVACGVDAVFMEVHDDPAKAPSDGPNQLPLARLEKLLSKLKQIHEIVD